CCTGCGATAAAAACAAGGTGGTCAAAAAGTTACGTTTTTGCTTATTTCGCAGGGCAATGATCATCGGATCATCGGTCGGGCCTTCCTGACCACAATTCCAGGACCGGTTATGATCTTCACCATCGGTATTATCTTCACCATTCTCATCATTACGCTTATGATTATACGATACAAGATCATTGAGTGTAAAACCATCGTGTGCAGTGATAAAATTGATGCTCGCGGTCGGTCGGCGATACTCCCCTTTGTACAGGTCAGAACTTCCTGTAAACCGCTCAGCAAACTCGGCGAGCATACTGTCCGCCCCCCGCCAGAAATCGCGCATGCAATCGCGGTAGCGCCCATTCCATTCCGCCCATCCGATCGGAAATTTTCCCACCTGGTAACCATCATGACCGATATCCCAGGGTTCGGCGATCAGTTTTACCTGAGAGATGACAGGGTCCTGATGGATTATATCAAAGAACGCGCTGAGCCTGTCAACTTCATGCAGCTCACGAGCCAATGTAGACGCGAGATCGAAGCGAAAACCGTCTACATGCATTTCAGTGATCCAGTAACGAAGGCTGTCCATGATCAGCCGTAGCACACTAGGCAGTCGCGCATTCAACGTATTGCCTGTCCCTGTATAGTCCATATAATATCTCCCGTCCATCAGCCGGTAGTAGGACATATTATCGACACCTCGAAACGACAATGTAGGCCCCATATGATTACCCTCGCCGGTATGGTTGTAAACCACATCCAAAATCACCTCAATTCCGGCCTTGTGCAGCTCTTTGACCATGTTTTTGAATTCCAAAACCTGCTCGCCCATCGTGCCCGAGCTGCTGTACCGAACATCGGGGGCGAAAAAACCGATGGAATTATATCCCCAGTAATTGGACAATCCCCGCTCCTGGAGATGGCGGTCCGAGATAAAATGGTGCACCGGCATAAGCTCCACAGCATTAATCCCCAACTTTTTCAAGTAGGCAATGCTCGACGGGTGCGCCAGGCCCGCATATGTACCTTTAATGTCATCGGGAATGTCCGGATGTAGCATTGAAAAACCCTTGACATGGGTTTCATAGATAATTGTGTCGTGATAAGGAATTTCCGGTGCAGGCACATCTTCCCAGTCGAAGTAATGGCTGACCACCACCGATTTGGGAATGTAAGAGCCACTGTCGAGACCATTAAAACTCAGGTCCTCATCGGGGTCGCCGATGGTGTAACCGAACAATGCATCGTGCCATTGAATAGTACCCGATATCGCTTTGGCATAGGGGTCAATTAACAGCTTATTTGGGTTAAAACGCAGCCCCACAGTCGGTTCGAACGGTCCGTGCACCCGATAGCCGTACAATTGCCCGGGCTTTAGCCTCGGCACATATACATGCCACACGTGATGCGAAGCTTCCTTGATCTCTATTTTGACGTTCTCCGTTTCGCTGTCAGCGCTGTCAAACAGGCAAAGCTCAACGCCTGTTGCATTTTCCGAATATAATGCAAAACTAACCCCATCCCCGTCCCAGGTTGCCCCCAGCGGGTAAGGCTCCCCAGGGTACACCACGATATCATGTAGCCTGGACTGGTCAACAACTTTTTTATTGGCAATTTTCTTCATAGCGTCCAGTTTTAAATTCAAATCACCTCCATTGCCGATTCAGTTTTCTAATGTTCTGATCATTGGCATGGATGTTGGTGACTAAATAATGTATTTGAAGATACCTTGTCCTATAAAATTATGCCAAGTAGGGAAATGCAAATCAGGGAAGATTTTCCACAGCCGTATTTTTTGAACCCTAAAAACTGCCCGATATGGATCGAGAGTCACTTTTGAAGATGTATACTTTTTTAGAAAAAACGGCTGAGAACAATGAGGCCACTTCTTTCGACTCTGTTCAGTATCCGATCGTGGAAGACTTGATCGCTCTGGTGAAAGCGAAAGGAAAAACCTCTATTGCTGAGGATTTTGAAACACCATACGTTCATCCAATGATCACCGTCCAGAAATGGGTGACGGAATTGAAGGGCCTGGTCAGCGAAACATTGAGCCAGGTGCCGGAACTGAAATAAGTAAAAAAGGTTACAAAATCCCTTTTAAATACACATTCAGGAACGATTTTTGCTGCTCGTATACACTCGTGGGTACCACCAGCAAAACGTCCCTTACCCTAAGGTGCTTGTTACAGTGCCGGACTGGCACATGATTGAAGTCCCTTATCATTTTTTACCAAAACTATGATTCTGATTGTCGACGACAGACCGGAAAACATCCTTCCTTTAAAAAAAATTCTGGAACTCCACAATTTCACCACCGACAGTGCCGAATCAGGAGAAGAAGCCTTAAAAAAAGTCCTTAAAACCAACTATTCTGTCATCATTATGGATGTACAGATGCCAGGTATGGATGGATTTGAAGTGGCCGAAGCCATCTCAGGTTTCAGTAAGGCCAAAGACACCCCTATTATCTTTTTATCTGCAGTCAATACCGAGAAAAAATTCATTACCCGTGGGTACTCGTCTGGCGGGATCGACTACCTGACCAAGCCCGTAGATCCTGACATTCTGTTGCTGAAAGTGAAGACTTTTTACAAGCTTTACGAGCAGCAACAAGAATTAAAAGCCATACAAAATTCGCTGCAACAGGAGGTAGAAATCCGGAAAAGTGCGCAGGAAGAACTGGCAGCGCGGATGCATGAGCTGCGTTTCATCCTCGAATCGCTTCCTCAGATCGCATTCACCATTGGCGTCGACGGCCGTATTGAATATGTGAATGAGCATTGGTTCCGCTATTCTTCCAATGCATCGGTTTTCCCGGAAACGCATCCGGAAGACGGCCTTTGCGAAAAGTGGGAGAAATATTTCGAACAGGGCATTGAATTCAGCAGCGAAGCAAGATTAAAACACATTGATACACAAGAATATAAGTATTTTCTGTTAAAGATCATCCCGATTCTTCAGAACGGCACGATCATCCGATGGGTCGGCACATTTACCGACATCCATGAGCAGAAAATGACCAATGAGCTGCTCGAACACAAGGTTGAACTTCGTACCAGGGAATTGCTCGACAAAAACACGGAACTGGAAACGACCAACCATGAATTGCAGCAGTTCGCCTGGGTAGTATCGCACGATTTGAAAGAGCCCTTGCGTAAGATCCAGACATTCAGCCACCTGGTAAAAGATAAGTACCTGAGCGAAAATTCAGAAGCTGTTTCTTACCTGGACCGCAGCATTAATTCTTCAGCAAGAATGTCACGCCTAATCAGCGATTTGCTGGATTATTCACGGCTGTCGGTAACGGCACATTTTCAGCCAACAGACCTGAATGCGCTCATAGAGGAACTGTTGCTGGATTTTGAGGAAATTATCAGAGTAAAAAACGCCGTGATCCGCATCGATCAGCTACCCGTTATCGACGCCATCCCAAGCCAGATACGGCAGGTGTTTCAAAACCTCATCAGCAATGCGTTGAAATTTTCCAAGGAAGATGTCGCACCCATGATAACGATTTCTTCCGATATCATTCCAACCAAAGATATCGATGTCCCGGAATCACCGTCGGGCGATTTTTGCCGGATTGTAATATCGGATAATGGCATCGGGTTTGACGAAAAATTCCTGGACCGGATCTTTGTGATCTTTCAGCGACTTAATAATCTGAACAGCTACGAAGGAACGGGCATCGGTCTGGCAATCGCAAAGAAAATAATGGACAAACATAACGGACTGATCTCAGCGCAGAGTATTGAAAATGAGGGCGCACAGTTCATTCTCGTGCTTCCACTGGTGCAGGAATCCCCCTTAACCCCAATAAAAACAGAATATTAGTTGCTAATAAAACTATGACAAAAGCGTCTAACTCTATCGTTCAACAATTACAGATTGTTTTTTCATTTTCTATTTTACTGCTGATTTTCAGCATGCTGGCCTCGTATTACAGTACGCAAAAGCTGATCAACAATTCGGAGCTGGTTAATCATACCAATAAAGTGCTGATCGAGGCTGAGAGCATCATTTCACACATGAAAGATGCGGAAACCGGCCAGCGTGGCTTTTTGCTCACCAATGACCTAACCTACCTGGATCCTTACAGAGGTGCCTATGAGAGTACCAGCGCCAGTTACAACAATCTGGCGGAAATGACCATCGATAATCCGGTTCAGCAAAAAAATCTGCGCGAAGTGAAAGCGCTGTACGAGGCAAAATTTGGCCAGATGCAGCTGATCATTGATATGGCAAAAAAGGACCCGAACTTTTCGGCAGACACGGGCTCCCGCGACCGGGAAATGGCCAGGGGGAAAAAGGTAATGGACGACCTCCGTTTGGCTGTCGACAGGATCAAGGCCGAAGAAGATAAAATACTGGAAAAACGTCTCGAAGAACAGCTGGTTTACATCAACTACACCCCTGTTTTACTGGTCATCGCCGCGCTGATCTCCATCATGATCACCGTTTTTGCATACATGCGAATTCGTAATGACATGGGCAAGCGTATTGCGCAACAGGAGCGGGAGGCCGAAAAATACGCAGAAACTGGACAGAGGATCAACCGGATCGAGCAGGTTGCCCAGCTCGTATCGGATGGTGATTATTCGGCCCGCAGCACCGACGAAAACGAAGACGAACTTGGCAGGATTTCGTTTGCGTTGAATTCCATGACGTCGTCATTACAAAAAACATTTGACGATCTCAATAACCGGAATTGGCTTCAAACCGGCGCAGTCGCCATCAGTGATGCTATACGGGGAGAGCGAATCGTCAAGAAACTGGCGACAAATCTCATTAATACCATTACGGACTACGCGGGCGCGCAACTGGGGACGATCTACATTCTCGACAGTGATTGGAATTACAGATTGACAAGCAGCTATGCGGCACAGGAAGCCCCGGAAATCATCCAGCCTGGAAAAGGATTGGCCGGGCAGGTGATTGAAAATAAAAAACCATTGATTATCTACGAAGTACCGGATAACTATATGAAGGTGAGTTCGACCTTGGGAAATACCAAGCCCACGGCTCTTGCACTGCTGCCTCTGACTTATTCCTATGAATGTATCGGGCTGATCGAACTTGGATTCTTGAACACGCCTGATCCACTGGTCATTAGATTCTTGGAAGATAATCTGGAAGCTACGGCAACGGGTATTAATTCTGCTTTGGATTATCTCAAACTGCAAAACTTCCTGGAAGAAACGCAGGCGCAGGCCGAAGAGCTGCAAACGCAGCATAATGAGCTTGAAAACCTGAATGCAGAACTCGAAACACAGTCTCAGAAATTGCAGGCATCGGAAGAAGAACTGCGCGTGCAACAGGAGGAATTGCAACAAACCAATGAGGAGCTGGAAGAAAGAAGCGGGCTGCTGGAAGAAAAGAACCTTGAAATACAGAAAAAGGCGGAAGAACTTGAACTGACCACCCGATATAAGTCAGAGTTTCTGGCCAATATGTCGCATGAGCTACGTACGCCGCTGAACTCAATCCTTTTGCTGAGCAGGTTACTAGCCGAAAATGACGAGCAGAACCTTTCCGGCGAGCAAATTGAGTACGCACAAGTAATCCAGTCTTCAGGTAATGGCTTGCTGGGGCTGATAGACGAAATACTGGACCTGTCGAAAATTGAGGCTGGTAAAATGGAGCTGGAATATGTGAATGTTTCCATTAAAGAAATCACGGACGACATTCGCTCACTGTTCGCTCCGGTCGCTAAGGAAAAAGGGCTTGATTTCGCTATCAAGATACAGAAAGATGTTCCGGCGATTATCGAAACAGACAAAATGCGATTGGAACAAATCATTAAAAACCTTATATCCAATGCATTGAAATTCACAGCACAAGGTTCAGTGCATGTCAATGTGAAACTGAAAGAGGGTGATGCCAAAATGTTATGTTTCGCCGTGCGCGATACCGGCATAGGCGTGGCACCGGAAAAGCAGCAGCATATTTTTGAAGCGTTCCAGCAGGCGGATGGCTCTACCAAAAGGAAATACGGTGGTACCGGCCTGGGACTGTCCATCAGCCGAGAGCTCGTTAAGTTGCTCGGGGGCGAGATATCCCTGACTAGTGTGGTGAATGAAGGAAGCGAGTTTACGCTCTTTATTCCCATTGCCCACACTTTCGATGAGCCGGAGCAAAAGTCGTTCTTTATCAGTGCGGCCGATGAAAATCATACGCGAAAAACACCGGAAGACGATGCACGCTTTATCAGTACCGTCATTCCCGAGAACATTGCCGACGACAGAAATAACATAAGGGAGACGGACAAAACCATCCTGATCATCGAGGATGACACTCTTTTTGCGAAATCGCTGCTGGACTATACCCGGAAGCAGGGCTACAAAGGGATAGTGGCGGTAAGGGGCGACGAAGGGCTGCAGCTGGCGAAGAATTTCAAACCAATGGGTATCCTGCTCGACATTCAGCTCCCGATCATCAGTGGCTGGGACGTAATGGACCAGCTGAAATCGACGCCGGACACGAGGCACATTCCGGTGCATATTATGTCGTCGCACCGCATGAAAAATGAAAGTCTGCTGAAAGGGGCGGTTGACTTCATCGACAAGCCGGTGGCGTTTGACAAAATGGAAGAGATTTTCAGAAAGATCGAGTATGTGATCAGCAAAAAATCCAAAAAAGTGCTGATCGTTGAAGACAATTCGATGCACGCCAAAGCATTGTCTTACTTCCTGGGCACTTTCGACATTAACTCGGAACTTAAAAGTGACATTACCGACGGCATTGAAGCGCTCAAAAATAATGAGGCGGATTGTGTGATCCTGGACATGGGCATACCTGATAAAAAGGCTTACGAAATACTGGAGGAGGCTAAAAAGAACCCCGGATTTGAGAATATCCCGATCATCATTTTCACCGGAAAAAGCCTTTCCATGTCGGAAGAGCTGCGGATCAAGCAATATGCAGACTCGATTATTGTCAAAACAGCCCATTCTTACCAGCGCATGCTCGATGAAGTCTCCCTGTTCCTGCACGTGGTTGAAGAAAACAAAAAGGCAGGCCGCCAGCACTCAGACAATAAAAAACTGGGTGGTATGGGAGACATTCTGAAAGACAAGACGGTACTGATCGCGGACGATGACGTGAGGAACATTTTCTCGCTGTCTAAGTCTCTTGAAAATTATAAAATGAATGTGCTGACGGCGCTGGACGGAAAAGAAGCGCTGCAAAAACTGGAAGAAAATCCTTCGGTGGATGTAGTTTTGCTCGACATGATGATGCCCCAGATGGACGGCTATGAAACCGCCAGGAGAATCAGGGATCAATTTAAATGGCGCAATTTGCCGGTTATTGCGGTGACGGCCAAGGCGATGACAGGCGACCGGGAGAAATGCATCAATGCGGGCGCCTCCGATTACATTACCAAACCTGTGGACATTGACCAGCTGATGTCGCTGCTGAGAGTTTGGCTTTATGAGAAATTTTAGTAAAATATCCTCCCATTAACAAGATCCATAAGATGGATAAGAAGAAAGTACTGATCATAGACGACGACGCGAGGAACATTTTTGCCCTGAAAGCCACATTAAAGGCCAAAGGGTTCGATTGTGTGGCCTGTTCTGGCGCACCGGAAGCACTGGCATTGCTCAAAACCGACGCAGCAGCCGACGCCATACTTATTGATATGATGATGCCGGAAATGGATGGATATGAAGCCATTCCATTGATTAAAAAGATAGAGAACAGGCGAGAAACGCCTGTGTTTGCAGTAACTGCCCAGGCCATGGTGGGAGATCGGGAAAAATGCCTCAGAGCGGGGGCCGACGGTTATATTTCCAAACCAATAGATGTGGAAAAATTATTGCAGCTGCTGCGTGACATTTAACGGGCATGATTGAAGATGAAGACATAGAGCTTTTGCTGACCGATCTGTTCGACATTTACGGATACGACTTTACGAGCTATTCACGGGCGTCACTGAAAAGGCGGATTGTGCGATTATGCTCGCTCGATAAATTCCCAAGCTTCGCCGAGCTTCGTTATAAAGTACGTACGGACGTACATTACCTGAAACGGTTTGTGGAAGAAATCACCGTGAACGTGACTGAAATGTTCCGTGATCCGCTGTTTTACAAGGCTTTGAGAGAGGATGTTTTGCCGATTCTCGGGACAAAACCTTTTATCAGGATATGGCATGCGGGATGCTCCACCGGCGAGGAGGTCTACTCCATGTCTATTTTGCTTAAAGAGGCTGATCTGTTGAAAAAATCATTGCTATACGCAACAGACCTGAATCCGAGCGTACTCGAAAAAGTGAGAAAGGGGATTTTTCCTTTGAACCAGATGAAGCAGTATTCTGAGAGCTACATTGCGTCTGGCGGCCACAGGGATTTTTCAACTTACTATACCGCGAATTACGGTCAGGCCAAATTTGACAAGGAGCTGTCCGAAAAGATCATTATTTCAACGCATAACCTTGTGTCGGACAGCTCATTCAATGAATTTGACCTGATACTTTGCCGTAATGTGCTGATCTATTTTGACAAAGACCTGCAAGACAGGGTTTTGAAACTTTTCGACGACAGCCTGGGATCTCTGGGATACCTGGCTCTGGGAACCAAGGAAACGCTTAAATTTTCGGCTATACAAAATAAATTCAAGCAACTGAACCGGGAGAAAATATGGAAGAAAATAGTGTAAGCCAGCACTGTGAGCTCCTTCTGATCGGAGGGTCCGCAGGTAGCCTTGAAGTACTGTTTAAGCTGCTTCCCCAGCTGAGACCGGCACTGCCCTTCCCTGTTATCCTCGTACTCCACCGCCGGAATTCTGCCGAATCTTCTTTGTCCGAACTGCTTTCTACCAAAAGCACCGCTGTTACCGGGGAGGTCGAAGACAAAGACGTGATTGCGCCGGGCCACCTTTATCTCGCACCGGCCGATTATCATTTATTAATTGAAAAAGACCATTCCTTTTCGCTGGACGATTCTGAAAAAATCAATTTCAGCCGCCCGAGCATCGACGTTACTTTTGAATCCGCGGCGGAGGTATACGGGCCCGGTATTGTAGCATTATTATTGTCGGGAGCTAATGAAGACGGCACCCACGGGTTGCTGACGATCAAAGAAGCGGGCGGAAGAACGATTGCGCAAGATCCGGAAAGTGCACAAATGCCTTTCATGCCGCATTACGCCATGACACACCATGCGGTAGACCATGTTTTCGCCCCTCAGCAAATGGTGCATTTCATCAACAATCTTGCGTAATCGTTGATTTCTACCATAAAAGATAACATTGGTCCTTCTTTCTGATTGTATTTCTGGGGAAATTTGTACCAGGTTAAAACCTGAATGACACTCAGGAACCGTTCTTTAAACCAGTTACAGTCATGGCAAAGCCTAATAAATTATACAGCGTTTTATTCAACAAATGTCCGAGGTGCGGCGAGGGTGATTTCTTCATCACAAAAAGCGCATACAACCTGAAAAATTTTGACAAAATGAACAAACATTGTCCTAATTGCGGTGAAAACCTGGTTCCCGAGCCCGGCTTTTATCAGGGGGCATTGTATATGAGCTATGCGTTTTATGTCGCATTTATGGTGATCTATTTCCTGATCTTCGTCAATGTTTTTCCGAACTACCTTGACTATTTTCTGGCCAGTATCATCCCGATCCTGATCATTCTGACACCCTACTTTTACAGGCTCGCCAGGAGATCATGGCTTGCATTGTTCATCACACCAGAGTCTAAGAAAACGGCTTCCTGAGTAAAATTGAGGCACTAACCTACTCATCAGCTGACTTTTTCCGGAACTCTTCCGGTGTCATCCCTGCTTCCTTTTTGAAGAATTTGGTAAAATATGAATTGTCACTGAAGTTGAGCTGGTATGCAATTTCGGAGACCGTCAGGTCCAGATTGACCAATAGCCTTTTTGCTTCAAGAGTGATCCTGTTCCTGATGAGCTCACCGGCCTGCATGCCGATATGCTCCTTACATAGTGCATTGAGGTGATTGGGGGTCACATTGAGCATCTCCGCATACTCGCCTGGCAGACGATGCTTCGTATAGTTCCGTTCAATCAATTTCTGAAAATTCCCAATCACAGCATTCTTATGAAAAACCCCTTTCTGCCGCTGCTGCGTTGAAATGCTTTGTTCGATGGTCAGGAAAAGTTGCAGGAGCAACACCCTGATCATATCCTCCCGCAGCGCAGGACTTTGGCTGTACTGGCGCAGCAGCTCTTCAAATTGTTCTGCAATTTTTGGCCTGATATCAACCGCCAATTCCACCACATTCTGCCTGCTGTCTCCATTTAAAAAGGAAAAGAAATCGAGATAGTCAGGCTTCAAAAGAAACGAACGGAAAAATGATTCCGAGAAATTGACAACATATCCTTCCATTTCACCCTCAAAATTCCATGAATGCACCTGCCCCGGCAGCATGAAGTAGATCTGATATGACACTACTTCGAAATGGTGAAAATCGATGGTATGCTTCCCGCCCCCATCCGTAAAAAGTACCAGATGGTAAAAGCTGTGCCGGTGTGGAAAGACAAGGTTCTGATGTTCCTGCAAATATTCCGAGAACCTGCCGACCATAATGTCGTCGTCGCGGTATTCAGAAAGCGGGCCGATATCCAGGCGTGGAAAGGTTGATTGCATCGATTCAAAACTTTTTCTCCCGGGAAATATAGCACATTCCGGCTGTAAAATCTTTGTATCTTGTGCCGTTACTCCCCTAGCTTTTATGGCCGCACATTTAAAAACTTTTGTGTTGATCGCCACACTACTGGTCATTGCCATGGCCGCTACCGACCGTGCCAATCCCGGTATAGGCGTGCACCAAAGCATCGAACAGTTCCGTGCTGACTGTAAGGCATATGCCGGGAGCCTGAAGAAGCTGACCATAGCAGTAAAAAACATCGATTCGACACGATCAGAGACTGTTACGATAGCCAAAAGCGAACTCAGGAATAGTCGGCTGGCCTACAAAAAGATTGAATATTTTCTCGAATACTTCTTTTTTACCTCGTCACGAATTTACAATCGTGCTCCCAAAAATGAGATAGAAGAACCGTTTCTCGAATACCAGGAACCTGCCGGCATGCAGTATATGGAAGCGATGCTATACGAGGATTCGCCGGCAAAAAAAAAGCCAGAGCTGCTGCTCCAATGTAACCTGCTCAATGTGGCTGCCGACGATCTTACTTCCCTATTGTACCAGTTTCAGGCAAGCGACAAGCAGTTACTGGAAAGTGTAAGAATTCAACTAATCCGGATCATTGCGCTCGGTATCAGCGGCTTCGATGCACCATTGCTGAAAAGCGGGATCGATGAATCCTATGTTTCATTACAAAGTATTGCAAAAACACTCGAACCGTATTTGACCAAAACCAAAGAAGACAGTGTACAGTATTACCTGAAAAACACATTGTATTTTTTGAAACAAAACCCCGATTTCGATTCATTTGACAGGCTCTCGTTCCTCACCGATCATGCATTGCCGCTTCAAAAGCATTTGGGTCTGATGATCAGCCGAATGGGCCTGGATACCAATTCAGCCGGAATACTGAATTATCATGCGGAGCATCTGTTTATCTACAATGCATTTGAAGACCGGGCGTTTGGCCAAAATGTCCCTGCAAGCCAACTGGAAGTTGAACTAGGTAAAAAGCTGTTTTCCGAGGCAAAATTGTCCGGTAATGGTTCCAAAAGCTGCGCATCCTGCCATCAACCCGAGCAGTATTTTACGGACGGTTTACCCAAAAGCATTGGGCTAAATAATCATTCTGAGGTCAGGCGAAACGCTCCGTCATTATTGTACAGTGGCTACCAGCATAATCAGTTCTGGGATGGCCGCGCGAAAACATTGGAGGAACAAATTGCGACGGTTATGCAGGATTCAGTGGAAATGAATGGCAATCCGGCTGAAATAGCGGCGTCACTTTCCAAAGACCGGACTTACATTAAACTGTTTCGAAAGGCCGGTTTGATCAAAAAAAAGCAAGAGCTCACCGAGCAGCATTTGTATCGATCATTGGCTGCATTCATCCGAACATTAAAGCCATTCAATTCTGATTTCGATAAATATCTGGCCGGAGATAAAAGCGCATTGACGACAAGTCAGAAAAATGGGTTCAATCTGTTTATGGGCAAGGCACAATGTGGTACATGTCATTTTGCGCCCGTTTTTAATGGTCTGGTCCCTCCACTGTACAAGCTCACAGAATTTGAAATATTGGGGACAACATTGACCGACGATTTGGAAAAACCAGTAAATGATCCCGATAATGGCCGTTTTGACATCAGACCGACACCGTATTACAAAGGAGCATTTAAAACACCGACTGTCAGAAACGCTGCAAAAACTGCACCCTACATGCACCACGGCACTTTTGGCTCATTGGAAAAAGTCATTGAGTTTTATAACAAGGGCGGTGGCGGAGGATTAGGATTAGATGTTCCGCGTCAGACGCTTTCTACTATGGCGCTGAATTTGAACGAACAAGAAAAAACCGATCTGATATCTTTCCTGCATTCCCTAACAGACCATCTATGAAAATATTTTTGCTCTCGCTTTTTCTTCTTCTCAACTTCAACGGATTGGCACAAACGCTGATTCGCGGCCCGTATCTTCAATCCGCAACGTCAACCACCATGGTGATCCGATGGCGGACAGACCAGCCGACCAATAGCCGGGTTAAGTATGGGTTATCGCTTGACGCTATCAACGAAGTGATCGACAACAACGCTTCTGAGACCGAGCATGAGATAAAACTGACGGGCCTGAAACCAAAAACTAAATATTTTTATTCGATTGGATCCAGTACGACCGTGTATCAGGGTGATCCGGAAAATTATTTTGAGACGGCACCAGTCCCGGGAGCGACTGGAAAGTACAGGTTTGGCGTATTAGGGGACTGTGGAACGAACTCGGCAATTCAAGGCACAGTACGGGACAAGGTAGCCGCATATTTGGGTAGTAACTACATGAATGCCTGGCTGTTACTTGGAGACAATGCTTACCCGTTTGGTCGGGACGCAGAGTATCAGTCTGGCTTTTTCAATCATTACAAAGAAGGTTTCCTGAAACGGAACCCATTGTTTCCAAGTCCAGGCAACCACGATTACGATAATGACAATTTCGACCGGCAGAATGATCACAATGTAGCCTACTACAAGATTTTCACCATGCCGACGATGGGAGAAGCTGGCGGAGTTCCCTCCGAAACAGAGGCATTTTATTCGTGGGATTACGGCAATGTGCATTTTTTGTCATTGGATTCCTATGGCCGGGAGGATAATTCGACGAGGCTTTACGACACGCTAGGCAGGCAGGTAGAATGGATCAAGAAAGACCTGGCGGCGAACAAAAACAAGGACTGGGTGGTCGCATACTGGCATCATCCGCCGTATACAAAAGGTTCACACAACTCGGACACCGATCCTGAGTCAATGAAAGTCAGGGAAAATTTCATTCGCATCCTCGAAAGATACGGCGTGGATCTCATTCTCTGCGGCCATAGCCACGACTATGAACGCTCGCGACTAATCCAGGGCCACTACGGCAAGAGTGATACCTTCAATCCGGCTGTTCACAATGTCAGTTCTTCATCGGGTAAATATGACGGCTCGGCAGAATCTTGTCCATACATTAAAAAATCGGCGACCAATAACGGGACAGTTTACGTGGTGGCAGGTTCAGCAGGCCAGCTCGGCCACACTACCGACGGATTTCCGCACAAAGCCATGTACCATTCAGATGCAGAGCGCGGCGGCGGGCTCATTTTGGAGGTAGAAGGAAACCGCCTGGATGCTAAATGGATCGGTGTCGACGGGATCATTCATGACCAGTTTACGATAGAAAAAGACGTCAATAAAGAGTCCAGCTTCGAAATTGTTGCGGGTAAAAGTGTTGAATTGAAAGCATCTTTTATTGGAAAATATGT
The genomic region above belongs to Dyadobacter pollutisoli and contains:
- a CDS encoding hybrid sensor histidine kinase/response regulator, whose amino-acid sequence is MILIVDDRPENILPLKKILELHNFTTDSAESGEEALKKVLKTNYSVIIMDVQMPGMDGFEVAEAISGFSKAKDTPIIFLSAVNTEKKFITRGYSSGGIDYLTKPVDPDILLLKVKTFYKLYEQQQELKAIQNSLQQEVEIRKSAQEELAARMHELRFILESLPQIAFTIGVDGRIEYVNEHWFRYSSNASVFPETHPEDGLCEKWEKYFEQGIEFSSEARLKHIDTQEYKYFLLKIIPILQNGTIIRWVGTFTDIHEQKMTNELLEHKVELRTRELLDKNTELETTNHELQQFAWVVSHDLKEPLRKIQTFSHLVKDKYLSENSEAVSYLDRSINSSARMSRLISDLLDYSRLSVTAHFQPTDLNALIEELLLDFEEIIRVKNAVIRIDQLPVIDAIPSQIRQVFQNLISNALKFSKEDVAPMITISSDIIPTKDIDVPESPSGDFCRIVISDNGIGFDEKFLDRIFVIFQRLNNLNSYEGTGIGLAIAKKIMDKHNGLISAQSIENEGAQFILVLPLVQESPLTPIKTEY
- the glgX gene encoding glycogen debranching protein GlgX translates to MKKIANKKVVDQSRLHDIVVYPGEPYPLGATWDGDGVSFALYSENATGVELCLFDSADSETENVKIEIKEASHHVWHVYVPRLKPGQLYGYRVHGPFEPTVGLRFNPNKLLIDPYAKAISGTIQWHDALFGYTIGDPDEDLSFNGLDSGSYIPKSVVVSHYFDWEDVPAPEIPYHDTIIYETHVKGFSMLHPDIPDDIKGTYAGLAHPSSIAYLKKLGINAVELMPVHHFISDRHLQERGLSNYWGYNSIGFFAPDVRYSSSGTMGEQVLEFKNMVKELHKAGIEVILDVVYNHTGEGNHMGPTLSFRGVDNMSYYRLMDGRYYMDYTGTGNTLNARLPSVLRLIMDSLRYWITEMHVDGFRFDLASTLARELHEVDRLSAFFDIIHQDPVISQVKLIAEPWDIGHDGYQVGKFPIGWAEWNGRYRDCMRDFWRGADSMLAEFAERFTGSSDLYKGEYRRPTASINFITAHDGFTLNDLVSYNHKRNDENGEDNTDGEDHNRSWNCGQEGPTDDPMIIALRNKQKRNFLTTLFLSQGVPMLVAGDEWGRTQNGNNNAYCQDNEISWLNWDQADEELLGFTQKLIAFVKEHHSFRRKHWFRGVPIKGVGLEDIAWFLPEGTEMPDDNWNHDYAKSLGVFLNGKGIRHMDPKGEALYDDSFYMIFNAHYEPVKYTLPPEKYGTEWRKVIDTAECCVSDDGQILKPGDSVTVDSRSIMVFKHALAEQKI